In Amaranthus tricolor cultivar Red isolate AtriRed21 chromosome 3, ASM2621246v1, whole genome shotgun sequence, a single window of DNA contains:
- the LOC130808514 gene encoding nodulin-related protein 2-like — MEEEHIISDTKKSQKKAPSNAEIMSSAKVIAGAAFGGGNEKCDKAEVAEAAADLLGAAIHYGKLEDCTYGKVLDKAENYLHNYGTSHSTTSAVHGGPQHVHSSDGGYGEFVKMAQGFMNKDDGHDHADHGHDGHGGGKKDHDGVLDHNGHESHDHDGHSKSNSGATGGYGDYIKIGQGILKK; from the coding sequence atggaAGAAGAACACATAATTAGCGAcacaaaaaaaagtcaaaaaaaggcACCGTCGAACGCAGAGATAATGTCAAGCGCGAAAGTAATAGCGGGGGCAGCATTTGGTGGGGGGAATGAAAAGTGCGATAAAGCGGAGGTTGCTGAAGCTGCAGCAGATCTTTTAGGAGCTGCAATACACTACGGCAAGCTAGAGGATTGTACCTATGGGAAAGTTCTGGATAAGGCTGAAAATTACCTCCATAATTATGGGACTTCTCACTCCACAACTTCCGCTGTTCATGGTGGGCCacaacatgttcattcttctgATGGTGGATATGGAGAGTTTGTGAAAATGGCTCAAGGCTTTATGAATAAAGATGATGGTCATGATCATGCAGATCATGGTCATGATGGACATGGAGGAGGAAAGAAGGATCATGATGGTGTATTAGATCATAATGGACATGAGTCACATGATCATGATGgtcattcaaaatcaaatagtGGTGCAACCGGTGGGTATGGGGATTACATTAAGATAGGTCAAGGAATTTTAAAGAAATGA
- the LOC130808198 gene encoding nodulin-related protein 1-like, translating into MEEEYIKGKTTKPNPPNKSDLLSSAKLMADAAKSALAHDTEKIDKAKVAGAAADLIGAAKHYGKLEEKNFGKYVGKAETYLHQYHSSHSSSATTGSQSHGASHGGSYEGGEGKHGQHSSSGGSGGGSAYGDYVKLAQGFLNKKQDHGGENGGGHSSGGGAGDYIKLAQGLLNKKQNHGGEGGSGGAGDYIKLAQGFMKKH; encoded by the coding sequence ATGGAGGAAGAATACATCAAAGGCAAGACCACCAAACCCAATCCACCTAACAAATCAGATCTATTATCAAGCGCAAAATTAATGGCGGACGCAGCAAAATCAGCCTTAGCTCACGACACAGAAAAGATCGATAAAGCCAAAGTTGCTGGAGCAGCAGCAGATTTAATCGGAGCAGCCAAACACTATGGAAAATTGGAAGAAAAGAATTTCGGCAAGTATGTCGGTAAAGCTGAAACTTATCTTCATCAATATCATTCGTCTCACTCTTCTTCTGCTACTACCGGTTCACAATCACACGGTGCAAGCCATGGCGGATCGTATGAAGGTGGTGAAGGAAAACATGGTCAACATTCTAGTAGTGGTGGTTCAGGTGGTGGTAGTGCGTATGGGGATTATGTGAAATTAGCGCAAGGATTTTTGAATAAGAAACAAGATCATGGTGGTGAAAATGGAGGTGGTCATTCTAGTGGTGGTGGTGCTGGGGATTATATTAAGTTGGCTCAAGGATTGTTGAATAAGAAGCAAAATCATGGTGGTGAAGGTGGTAGTGGTGGTGCTGGGGATTATATCAAATTGGCTCAAGGATTTATGAAGAAACAttga
- the LOC130809331 gene encoding nodulin-related protein 1-like, which translates to MAEEASKNHTPTSASDLMTSAKTVAEAAQLAASQQTDKIDKAKVAGAAEDILEAAKSYGKLDENSGIGQYVGKAEGYLHQFSSSSETETKTEAAPPKDGDQEKDKASPHKEESKGEDGGLMNVAKGLGGFFK; encoded by the coding sequence ATGGCAGAAGAAGCTTCAAAAAACCACACACCAACATCAGCATCGGATTTGATGACAAGCGCCAAGACAGTAGCCGAAGCAGCACAGTTGGCTGCTTCCCAACAAACAGACAAGATTGACAAGGCTAAGGTTGCCGGTGCGGCTGAAGACATTCTAGAAGCTGCTAAAAGCTACGGCAAACTCGACGAAAATAGTGGTATTGGACAATATGTAGGCAAGGCTGAAGGTTACCTTCATCAATTCTCAAGCTCCTCTGAAACTGAAACTAAAACTGAAGCTGCTCCTCCCAAAGATGGTGATCAGGAAAAGGATAAGGCTTCTCCTCACAAGGAAGAGTCTAAAGGTGAAGATGGTGGGTTGATGAATGTGGCTAAAGGATTAGGGGGTttctttaaataa